Proteins from one Ipomoea triloba cultivar NCNSP0323 chromosome 1, ASM357664v1 genomic window:
- the LOC116019331 gene encoding uncharacterized protein LOC116019331 produces the protein MLKLVSRELCAYGGDKIKPLFYAQMNAFLHSGQTRYAPRSFFGVEDFLDDDNSRPYTYQKGKKSKNPHKHVSFKQRTRPFMEPFTLDVFISKRFVSASITHRVTCKQVAVAGTNSKDIKAMLKSRSDIPACLAVGQILGDRAREADVYTAAYTPRDRDKFEGKIRAVVQSLIDSGIDIKVYLD, from the exons ATGCTGAAGCTCGTGTCCCGTGAGTTATGCGCATATGGAGGTGACAAGATTAAACCTCTTTTCTATGCACAAATGAATGCTTTTCTTCATAGTGGCCAG ACCCGGTACGCACCAAGAAGCTTTTTCGGAGTAGAGGATTTCCTGGATGATGACAATAGCCGGCCATACACATACCAAAAGGGGAAGAAGTCTAAGAACCCACACAAGCATGTTTCATTCAAGCAACGAACTAGGCCTTTCATGGAACCCTTCACGCTCGACGTCTTCATTTCAAAGCGCTTTGTTTCAGCCTCGATTACCCATAGAGTTACGTGCAAGCAGGTAGCGGTTGCTGGTACGAATTCCAAGGACATCAAGGCGATGCTCAAATCACGAAGCGATATACCTGCGTGTTTGGCTGTGGGACAGATTTTGGGCGATAGAGCAAGGGAGGCTGATGTATACACTGCTGCTTATACTCCCAGAGATAGAGACAAGTTTGAAGGGAAAATCAGAGCAGTAGTTCAGTCCCTCATTGATAGTGGCATAGATATTAAAGTGTATCTAGACTGA
- the LOC116027992 gene encoding uncharacterized protein LOC116027992: MVDIFFGTLMECNKDEALKAKELAEKKMQNNDFEGAQKIAAKAQRLYPDLENINQLLAVCNVHCSAKNMLGLDKDWYGILQVDRSADEVTIKKQYRKLALVLHPDKNKFPGAEAAFKIIGEANVVLSDQTKRSIYDSKCRASVRSTSISMRQPPHQVNPPVRSNFFSNGFTSQFSGQNHYQKVQSTSSVRETSFWTTCPFCSVRFQYMREIVNRAVCCQNCLKSFIAYDLGYQGVPTGVGLRQPSQPQQRVVPNQGTTKMAANTAGFPSSHKEFQHGSGVKWFGHKARTQRGNTSKVFEDLKAKEIHGNGVNSVAGGLRGAGTRKVNEWPQDCRNFKNKSRKRSRKQASESSESFDTSSGNESEDFNNEKGSNPAGGQGHGPNGNFVRRSSRRRQNVSYNEAEEEDDQINHPKIVPDSKPEEKGVPSEQNLHEGNINAPNVNVDGASLTVNGAKNIEVIDCESDSEINHNSAPTEFDYPDQEFHDFDKVKEEKCFAVGQLWACYDAIDGMPRYYAHIKQVVSPEFSLKFNWLEVDPDSDFDIYWTKAGLPVGCGKFKRGSSDSTDNLTSFSHQMLVAKPAKGRKGSYVIYPSKGEIWALFRGWDINWISEPNKHQSFKYEIVEVLDYIVDIGFKVGYLNKLDGFVSLFQRTSQGDADSSSFLIKRNELHRFSHKIPSFRLTGTEREGVPKGSFELDLTSIPQDPNDLWYPLKDVIRNVEPEVKSPGRNGKPRTPKKVGTPNKSTDCKEVSDGEMAKHRKSPRAARKR, from the coding sequence ATGGTTGACATATTTTTTGGTACTTTGATGGAGTGCAACAAAGATGAAGCCCTCAAGGCTAAGGAGCTTGCAGAGaagaaaatgcaaaataatGATTTTGAAGGGGCCCAGAAGATTGCAGCTAAAGCTCAACGACTTTACCCTGATCTAGAGAACATTAATCAGTTGCTAGCTGTCTGCAATGTTCACTGTTCAGCTAAAAACATGTTGGGATTGGACAAGGATTGGTATGGAATCCTTCAAGTTGATAGATCAGCAGATGAAGTAACCATTAAGAAACAGTACCGAAAACTCGCACTTGTCCTTCACCCCGACAAGAACAAGTTCCCTGGTGCAGAAGCTGCTTTTAAGATTATTGGGGAGGCAAATGTTGTGCTTTCAGACCAAACAAAAAGGTCTATATATGACAGTAAATGTAGAGCTTCAGTTAGAAGTACTTCGATTTCGATGAGACAACCACCTCATCAGGTCAACCCCCCTGTAAggtcaaattttttttcaaatggtTTCACTTCTCAGTTCAGTGGCCAAAATCATTATCAAAAGGTACAATCAACTTCATCAGTTCGTGAAACGTCGTTCTGGACGACCTGTCCTTTTTGCAGTGTTAGGTTTCAGTATATGCGGGAGATAGTCAACCGGGCAGTGTGCTGCCAAAACTGCTTGAAATCCTTCATTGCATATGATTTAGGTTATCAAGGTGTTCCAACTGGAGTTGGCTTACGTCAGCCTAGTCAACCTCAGCAGAGAGTGGTTCCAAATCAAGGAACCACCAAAATGGCTGCAAACACAGCTGGATTTCCATCTTCCCATAAAGAATTTCAACATGGCTCTGGGGTTAAGTGGTTTGGGCACAAAGCAAGGACACAGAGAGGGAATACTTCTAAGGTATTTGAGGATTTGAAGGCTAAAGAGATACATGGAAATGGTGTGAACTCAGTGGCCGGTGGTTTGAGAGGGGCTGGCACTCGCAAGGTGAATGAATGGCCACAAGATTgtagaaattttaaaaacaaaagcaGGAAAAGGAGCAGGAAACAGGCATCTGAATCAAGTGAAAGTTTTGATACCTCAAGCGGCAATGAGTCAGAAGATTTCAATAATGAGAAGGGAAGCAATCCTGCTGGAGGACAGGGACACGGGCCTAATGGTAATTTTGTCAGAAGATCTTCTCGGCGAAGGCAGAATGTCTCATACAATGAAGCTGAGGAAGAGGATGACCAaataaatcatccaaaaatagtGCCAGACAGCAAACCAGAAGAAAAAGGAGTGCCTTCTGAACAGAACTTGCACGAAGGAAATATTAATGCCCCAAATGTTAATGTGGATGGTGCTAGTTTAACTGTAAATGGTGCCAAAAATATTGAAGTTATTGATTGTGAATCAGATTCTGAGATCAATCATAATTCAGCTCCTACGGAATTTGATTATCCTGATCAGGAATTTCATGATTTTGATAAGGTAAAAGAAGAAAAGTGCTTCGCAGTTGGCCAACTATGGGCTTGTTATGATGCAATAGATGGCATGCCAAGATATTATGCCCATATAAAACAAGTAGTTTCTCCTGAATTTTCCCTAAAGTTTAATTGGCTTGAGGTTGATCCAGATAGCGACTTTGATATTTATTGGACTAAAGCTGGATTACCTGTTGGATGTGGCAAGTTTAAACGTGGGAGTTCAGATTCCACTGATAATCTCACCTCATTCTCTCATCAAATGCTTGTGGCAAAACCGGCAAAGGGTAGGAAGGGTTCATACGTAATATATCCTAGTAAAGGGGAGATTTGGGCTCTTTTCAGAGGCTGGGATATTAATTGGATCTCTGAGCCTAATAAACATCAGTCGTTTAAGTATGAAATTGTGGAGGTGCTTGATTATATTGTTGATATTGGCTTTAAAGTTGGCTACTTGAATAAATTGGATGGATTTGTGAGTCTTTTTCAGAGAACAAGCCAGGGCGATGCTGATTCATCATCATTTTTAATAAAGCGCAATGAGCTTCATAGGTTCTCCCATAAAATTCCCTCCTTCAGATTGACTGGAACTGAAAGAGAAGGTGTGCCTAAGGGATCTTTTGAACTTGATCTTACTTCTATACCTCAAGATCCTAATGACCTTTGGTATCCTCTGAAAGATGTGATCAGAAATGTTGAACCAGAAGTGAAGAGCCCCGGCAGAAATGGTAAACCAAGGACACCTAAGAAGGTTGGCACGCCTAACAAGTCCACTGATTGCAAAGAGGTGAGTGATGGTGAGATGGCTAAGCATCGAAAGTCACCAAGGGCTGCCAGGAAAAGATAG
- the LOC116022889 gene encoding dnaJ homolog subfamily C member 17-like: MDSDHYAVLGLPSGEEGARLSDKEIAKAYRVKALELHPDKRPNDPNANIFFQKLKASYEILRDRKARKEYDDRLRAKRRAAAATPPPITRVHGPWKKSLERFQTYKDLESQKMTQSSSFRIIYRVHAFSLLCVLLLLILLCQLYFQSAVLVTVSIY; this comes from the coding sequence ATGGATTCCGATCATTATGCCGTTTTAGGCTTACCCTCCGGCGAAGAAGGAGCCAGGCTTTCTGATAAAGAGATAGCTAAAGCCTACCGTGTAAAAGCTCTGGAGTTACATCCCGATAAAAGACCTAATGATCCAAATGCAaacattttctttcaaaaattgaaggCTTCATATGAGATTCTCAGGGATAGGAAGGCTAGGAAAGAGTATGACGATCGTCTCAGGGCTAAAAGACGTGCCGCTGCTGCTACTCCGCCGCCTATAACCCGGGTACATGGGCCGTGGAAAAAGAGTCTTGAAAGGTTTCAGACGTACAAAGATTTAGAAAGCCAAAAGATGACACAAAGTTCTTCGTTTCGTATTATTTATCGTGTTCATGCCTTCTCTCTGCTTTGTGTGCTCCTGCTCCTTATTTTGCTCTGTCAGCTATACTTTCAATCAGCTGTGTTAGTGACTGTGTCCATATACTAA